A part of Larkinella insperata genomic DNA contains:
- a CDS encoding ABC transporter permease, whose protein sequence is MKTLFKPELTTPEKASPRRLRGLGQYGLLIAFLVVCVVLSMITPRFLTVSNLMIIVTQVSINALLAFGVTFVIITGGIDLSIGSTVAVTGVVAAMFAHPDTYPVIVPVLAGLAAGLLLGAFNGLVITKSKVPPFIVTLGTMTIGRGLALILSKGRPVSNLSDSFNFIGGGQLLGIPTPIIILIVFFIICSVLLRKTVLGRYMYAVGGNEQAAKASGIQLSKVKMVVYTLCGGLAALAGILLTSRITTGQPNAGVGFELDAIAAAIIGGTSTSGGTGTMTGTLIGALLIGVISNGLDLMNVTSYYQQVVMGIIIIGAVVLDSLNQHKNG, encoded by the coding sequence ATGAAGACCCTTTTTAAACCTGAACTGACTACTCCTGAAAAAGCGTCACCCAGGCGCCTGCGCGGCCTGGGCCAGTACGGCCTTCTGATCGCTTTCCTCGTTGTCTGCGTGGTGTTGTCGATGATTACACCCAGGTTTCTGACGGTTTCCAACCTGATGATCATCGTTACGCAGGTTTCGATCAATGCGCTGCTGGCGTTTGGCGTCACATTTGTCATCATCACCGGCGGCATCGACCTTTCCATCGGCTCCACGGTGGCCGTAACGGGGGTCGTAGCGGCTATGTTTGCCCATCCGGACACGTACCCGGTCATCGTACCGGTATTGGCCGGGCTAGCGGCCGGTTTGCTGCTGGGCGCGTTCAACGGGCTGGTGATCACCAAAAGCAAAGTGCCGCCGTTCATCGTCACACTGGGCACCATGACCATCGGCCGGGGCCTGGCCCTGATTCTGAGCAAAGGTCGGCCCGTTTCGAACCTCTCGGATTCGTTCAACTTCATCGGCGGTGGTCAACTCCTGGGCATCCCGACGCCCATCATCATCCTGATTGTTTTCTTCATCATCTGCTCCGTATTGCTCCGGAAAACCGTTCTTGGCCGCTACATGTACGCGGTCGGCGGCAACGAACAGGCCGCCAAAGCATCGGGCATCCAGTTGAGCAAGGTCAAAATGGTGGTCTATACACTCTGCGGAGGGTTGGCGGCTCTGGCCGGAATCCTGCTCACTTCCCGCATCACCACCGGCCAGCCGAACGCGGGCGTCGGTTTTGAACTCGATGCCATTGCGGCCGCCATCATCGGTGGCACCAGCACCTCGGGCGGTACCGGCACCATGACCGGCACCCTGATCGGTGCGTTGCTGATCGGTGTTATCAGCAACGGGCTGGATTTAATGAACGTCACCTCCTACTACCAGCAGGTCGTAATGGGCATTATCATCATCGGCGCGGTGGTTCTGGATAGTTTAAATCAACACAAGAACGGGTAA
- a CDS encoding sugar ABC transporter ATP-binding protein, with protein MHPDSILTVRGLIKTFSGVKALDGVQLALRKGEVHALMGENGAGKSTFMKILVGLHQPDAGEIFFEGQELKTGAVSEVLKKGISMIHQELLVVPELTVAQNIFLGRESRGGFFSWVDEKKLNQEAGALLTQMGVTISPTTKMKYLSVAEMQMVEIAKAISNNAKVIIMDEPTSALSDKEVATLFGIIRDLKQQGVAIIYISHKMDEIFTISDTITVLRDGKYIATQPAADLDNQTLIRLMVGREIDSLFPESVAPKGEKVLAVRNLRRKGNFVDINFEVHAGEVLGLAGLMGAGRTEIARAIFGLDPLDEGEIYLKGKQLIIKTPQDAIQHGIGYVSEDRKGLGFIPALSVKHNLTLGSLSNHARGPFIQDQSETATATRMITDLRIKTAGPDQQVRFLSGGNQQKIVIGKVLLSSPELVILDEPTRGIDIGAKSEIYKLINRLVADGIAVIMISSELPEILGLSDRILVLSQGRQTALLSKEEATQETIMHYAVHH; from the coding sequence ATGCATCCAGATTCCATTCTTACCGTTCGCGGACTCATCAAAACCTTTTCGGGCGTGAAGGCGCTGGACGGGGTTCAGCTGGCCCTGCGGAAAGGCGAGGTTCATGCACTGATGGGCGAAAACGGGGCTGGAAAGTCAACGTTCATGAAAATTCTGGTCGGGCTGCACCAGCCGGATGCGGGTGAAATTTTCTTTGAGGGGCAGGAACTGAAAACCGGGGCCGTCAGCGAGGTGCTCAAAAAAGGCATTTCGATGATTCATCAGGAGTTGCTGGTCGTGCCGGAACTGACCGTTGCGCAAAACATCTTCCTGGGCCGCGAATCGCGCGGGGGCTTTTTTAGCTGGGTCGACGAGAAAAAACTGAATCAGGAAGCGGGAGCGCTCTTGACCCAAATGGGCGTTACGATTTCACCGACGACGAAAATGAAATACCTGAGCGTGGCCGAAATGCAGATGGTGGAAATCGCCAAAGCCATTTCGAACAACGCCAAGGTGATCATCATGGACGAGCCCACCTCCGCCCTCTCCGACAAGGAAGTGGCGACGCTCTTCGGCATCATCCGCGATCTGAAGCAGCAGGGGGTCGCCATCATTTACATTTCCCACAAAATGGACGAAATATTTACCATCTCCGACACCATAACGGTGTTGCGGGATGGCAAATACATCGCCACCCAACCCGCGGCTGACCTGGACAACCAAACCCTCATCAGGCTGATGGTGGGCCGCGAAATTGACAGTTTGTTCCCCGAATCCGTCGCGCCAAAAGGCGAAAAAGTGCTGGCCGTGCGGAATCTGCGCAGGAAAGGGAATTTTGTCGACATCAATTTTGAGGTTCATGCCGGGGAAGTGCTGGGGCTGGCGGGTTTGATGGGCGCCGGTCGCACCGAAATTGCCCGCGCCATCTTCGGACTGGACCCGCTCGACGAAGGCGAAATTTATTTAAAAGGAAAACAACTTATTATCAAGACTCCACAGGATGCGATTCAGCACGGAATTGGTTATGTTAGCGAAGACCGGAAAGGATTGGGGTTCATTCCCGCCTTGTCGGTGAAGCATAACCTAACGCTGGGCAGCCTGTCGAACCACGCCCGGGGGCCGTTTATTCAGGACCAGAGCGAAACGGCCACCGCGACCCGGATGATTACGGATTTGCGGATCAAAACCGCCGGTCCGGATCAGCAGGTCCGGTTTCTGAGCGGGGGCAACCAGCAAAAAATAGTGATCGGCAAAGTCCTGTTGTCGTCGCCGGAGCTGGTCATTCTCGACGAACCGACGCGGGGCATCGACATTGGTGCCAAGTCCGAGATTTATAAACTGATCAACCGGCTGGTGGCCGACGGTATTGCGGTGATCATGATTTCGTCCGAATTGCCCGAAATCCTGGGCCTGAGCGACCGGATTCTGGTGCTGTCGCAGGGCCGACAAACCGCGCTGCTGAGCAAGGAAGAAGCAACGCAGGAAACGATCATGCACTACGCGGTGCATCACTAA
- a CDS encoding sugar ABC transporter substrate-binding protein, giving the protein MKPIIFYSFSLLIASVLTSCNQSSSGENGEKKLTVGVSMLSMQNEFIVNVHDEIEKKAKASDVELITVDAERSALKQIEQVESFIAQGVDAIIMNPCEVEASSPAVTKALAANIPIINVNSETTAKPSAFIGSDDVESARIAMKFIAEKLNGKGNVLMIHGYMGQAAQIKREQGAREILKQYPGLKLIAHQTAEWDRAKAMALMENWIQSYGNTINAVFAQNDEMGLGAVKALTDAGLKDKVVVVSIDAIPDALQAVQKSTLDATVFQNAEQQGAQAIETAIKIAKGQPYEKQVLIPFQLVTKDNLTKFMK; this is encoded by the coding sequence ATGAAACCAATTATTTTTTATTCCTTTTCCTTACTAATTGCCAGCGTTTTAACCAGTTGCAACCAATCCTCGTCGGGCGAAAACGGCGAGAAAAAACTAACGGTGGGCGTCTCGATGCTCAGTATGCAGAACGAGTTTATCGTCAATGTCCACGACGAAATTGAGAAAAAAGCGAAGGCATCGGATGTGGAACTGATCACCGTCGATGCCGAGCGGTCGGCCCTAAAACAGATCGAGCAGGTGGAGAGCTTCATTGCGCAGGGTGTCGACGCCATCATCATGAACCCCTGCGAAGTAGAAGCCAGTTCCCCCGCCGTAACCAAGGCCCTGGCCGCCAACATCCCCATCATCAACGTCAACTCCGAAACCACGGCCAAACCGTCGGCCTTCATCGGTTCCGACGACGTGGAATCGGCGCGGATTGCCATGAAATTCATTGCCGAAAAACTGAACGGCAAAGGCAATGTGCTGATGATACATGGTTACATGGGTCAGGCGGCTCAAATCAAACGCGAACAGGGCGCGCGCGAAATCCTGAAACAGTACCCCGGCCTGAAACTGATCGCCCACCAGACCGCCGAGTGGGACCGAGCCAAGGCCATGGCCCTGATGGAAAACTGGATTCAGTCGTACGGCAACACCATCAACGCGGTTTTCGCCCAGAACGACGAGATGGGCCTGGGAGCCGTCAAGGCCCTGACCGATGCCGGTTTGAAGGATAAAGTGGTGGTGGTCAGTATCGACGCCATTCCGGATGCCCTGCAGGCCGTTCAGAAGAGCACGCTCGACGCGACGGTTTTCCAGAATGCCGAGCAGCAGGGCGCGCAAGCCATCGAAACGGCCATCAAAATTGCCAAAGGCCAACCCTACGAAAAGCAGGTCTTGATCCCGTTTCAGTTGGTTACCA